From Bacteroidales bacterium, a single genomic window includes:
- a CDS encoding aminotransferase class I/II-fold pyridoxal phosphate-dependent enzyme translates to MKDSLLQKKMAAYTAPQEVMNAGIYPYFKTIESGQDPEVIYKGKRMLMFGSNSYLGLTSHPRIKQAAIKAIEKYGTGCAGSRFLNGTIDLHLELERRLAEFVHMEDALVFATGFLTNQGVISCLTGRHDYIIIDDSDHASIIEGTRLSFSKVLKYKHNNTESLEDVLSDLPADKIKIIITDGVFSMEGDIAPLPKIVEIAKKYGASVMVDDAHGLGVLGKNGSGTVNHFGLEGEVELIMGTFSKSLATVGGFIAGSKELINYVKHNSRALIFTASLTPASVASVIEALNIIRDEPQRIDKLWENTNYAKKVLSKAGFDTGHSQTPVIPLYIRDDQKTFIFTQMLADMGVFVNPVISPAVKPEDSLIRFSLMATHEKHHIDEAVEKCVKVANKLGILK, encoded by the coding sequence ATGAAAGATAGTTTGTTGCAAAAAAAGATGGCTGCTTATACTGCACCTCAAGAGGTTATGAATGCTGGCATTTATCCTTATTTCAAGACTATTGAATCGGGACAAGACCCAGAAGTTATATATAAGGGTAAACGTATGTTAATGTTTGGTTCAAACAGTTACTTAGGTTTAACCAGTCATCCCCGAATAAAACAAGCAGCTATTAAAGCAATAGAAAAATATGGTACTGGTTGTGCCGGGTCGCGTTTTTTAAATGGAACGATCGATTTACATCTTGAATTAGAACGTCGTCTGGCCGAATTTGTTCATATGGAAGATGCCCTTGTTTTTGCTACTGGTTTTCTTACCAATCAAGGCGTTATTTCATGCTTAACCGGACGACACGATTATATTATTATTGACGATTCCGACCATGCCTCCATCATTGAAGGAACTCGTTTGAGTTTTTCTAAAGTTTTAAAATACAAACATAATAATACCGAATCGTTAGAAGATGTATTGTCAGATTTGCCGGCTGATAAAATAAAAATAATTATTACCGATGGAGTTTTTAGCATGGAAGGAGATATTGCTCCTTTGCCCAAAATTGTAGAAATTGCCAAAAAATATGGTGCATCGGTAATGGTGGACGATGCGCATGGATTAGGTGTGTTAGGTAAAAATGGATCTGGTACCGTTAATCATTTTGGCTTAGAAGGCGAAGTTGAACTAATTATGGGGACTTTCAGTAAATCGTTGGCAACGGTAGGAGGGTTTATTGCAGGCTCAAAAGAATTGATTAACTATGTAAAGCATAATTCACGTGCATTAATATTTACAGCTAGCCTTACACCAGCATCGGTAGCGAGTGTGATTGAAGCATTGAATATTATTCGTGATGAACCTCAACGTATTGATAAGCTTTGGGAAAATACCAATTATGCTAAAAAGGTATTGTCTAAAGCAGGATTTGATACTGGACATAGTCAAACACCAGTTATTCCTTTATATATACGCGACGATCAAAAAACCTTTATTTTTACTCAAATGTTAGCTGATATGGGAGTATTTGTTAATCCCGTTATTAGCCCTGCTGTTAAGCCCGAAGATAGCTTGATTCGATTCTCACTCATGGCAACGCACGAAAAACATCATATTGACGAAGCTGTTGAAAAGTGTGTAAAAGTAGCTAACAAATTAGGAATTCTTAAATGA